From the genome of Hyalangium minutum:
TCATTACGCTCTACGCCCACAACCGGGATCTGCGAGTGAAGACCGGGCAGACCGTGCGTCGCTCCCAGGTAGTGGCCACGGTGGGAGAGTCCGGGCGGACGTCGGGTCCCCACTGCCACTTCGAGGTCCGCCTGGAGGGCAAGCCCGTGGACCCGCTGGACTACCTCGGGCCTCTCCCGTCCTCCTGAGGCAGGCAGGCGGGGAGGGGGATGGCTCTCGGCGCCGATTCTCCTAGAGTGTCGCCGGTGAAGCGCCTTAGCCCCCTGATCTTCCTCTCGCTGCTGCTCTCGACGGCTGCCTGGGCCCAGACCCCTGCTCCCGCCGAGGAGCCGGCGTCCTCGTCCGCTTCTCTTGCCGCGCCTGTCGCGCCCGCAGCGCCTCCCGAGGCTGCTCCCGCGACGCCTCCGGCTGAAGCTCCTGCGGCTGAAGCTCCTGCGGCAGTGGCACCTCCCGCTGCCACGGCGGCCCCCGAGCAGAAGCCTGCGTCCGAGAAGAAGCCGTCCGACGCCTCGCCGTTGCCCACCGTGGCCGTGCTCGCGCTCGAGTCCAACAAGGCAGCTCAGGAGGCCGCGCCCGGCATTGCCTCGCTCATCGCGAGCCGGCTTGCTGACTCTCCCAAGCTCAAGGTGCTCACCCAGCGGGACATCGAAACGATGCTGAGCACCGAGCGCCAGCGCCAGCTGCTGGGCTCTGGCTCGTGCTCCAGCAAAGGCCCCTGCCTCGAGGAGCTATCGAACGCCATCGGCGCCCAGTATGTGGTGGCCGGGCGGCTGGACCGCTTCGGGGACAAGTACCTGCTCACCGTCAGCCTGCTCGACACGTTCTCGGGACGCAGCCTGGCCCGGCCCGCCGCCGAGGCCCCCAGCACCGAGGATCTCCTCCAGGTTGCGGATGCCGTCGGAGAGCAGCTGCTCGCCGAGCTGGCGCCCGAGGGCGAGACGCGCGCGGCCCGGCCGCTATTCGGCAGCGCCAGGGAGACCCCCGGCGGTGGTCTCGTGCTGGGGTTGCGCATCAACAACAGCTTCATCTCCAACATCCAGGCCCTCAACCCCGGCGCGGACCTCGAGGTGGGCTATGCCTTCCATCCCGAGTGGGTGGGCTTCCTCCAGGTGGGCATCACCTTCATCCGGGCGAATGGCGATGAGAGCGAGTCCGGCCGTCTCCGCATCCTGCCCAGCCTGCTCGGGGCCCGTCATTACTACCGGCTGCAGCACGCCTTCCGGCCGTACTGGGGGCTGGGGCTCGGCGTGCAGCTCGCGTTCGGGCAGTTCGGCATCTTCGAGTCCACCGGCTCGCTGCCCACAGTGATCGGCTTCTTCGGCGCCGAGTACCTCATTGGCGGCAAGTTCGGCATCCACCTCGAGGCCGGCACCAATCTCGCTCAGGCCACGCTGGGCCTCGCGGACAACGGGCTCGGGGATGGGCTCAACCTCGATCTCACCGCTGGCATCCTGTACCACTTCTGAAGTCTGGAGCCCCGTTTATGCCTTCGCGCCTGCGCGCTCTGTCGCTGCTCGCCTTGCTCGCCACAGCGGCTTGTGACGACACGCCCAAGATCGATCCCAAGGACCGCGCTGAGGGCCTCTACGTGAAGGGCAATGCCGAGTATCTGCACGGCGACTTCGATCAGGCGCTCGCCTCGTTCGCGGAGATGAAGCAGCTGGCGCCCAATGACCCGCGCCTGCCCGCCGCCGTGGGCGAGGTCTACCTCTCCATGGGCAAGTACGCCGAGGCGCTCACCGAGTTCCAGGCGGCGCTGGCGCTCGATCCGAAGCGCTCCACCACCTGGAGCCGCATCGGCTTCATCCAGGCGCAGACGGGCAAGTACGAGGAGGCCATGAGCTCGCTGCGCAAGGCCATTGGCCTGTATCCCAAGGACTTCAACGCGCTGGAGCAGCTGGCGGAGATCCACCACAAGCGCGGAGAGAACGACGAGGCCGTCCGCCACTTCACGCTCGCCGCCGAGGTCAGCCCCGAGAAGCTCAAGCCCGACTATCTGCTCAAGGCGGTGGAACTGCTCCAGCAGGACAGCCGGCACGCGGAGGCGCTCACCCTGTTGCAGAAGTGGGTGGGGCAGGGCGTTCGTACCTCTGAGGTGCTCTCGGTCTTTGGGGACGAGCAGGTGCGCGCCGGGAAGATGGACGAGGCGGCCGCCGCCTACAAAGAGGCCGCGCAGAAGTCGCCCAAGGATCCCTCGATGTGGGAGCTCGTCGGCCGCATCTACGCCAGTCAGGGCAAGAGCGCGGACGCGCTCGCGGCGTTCCGCGAGTCCCTCAAGGTGAAGGACCGCGCTCTGGTGCACGTGGCCATCGCGCAGCTCCACCTGGCTCAGAAGGACCGCAAGGCCGCCGAGGAGGAGCTGAGCAAGGCGCTGGAGACGGCTTCCGGCGAGGACGTGCGCGAGTTGATCGAGCTGTCGGAGCTGCTCGTGACGATGGAGCGCAAGCCGGACGCGCTGCGCATCCTCAGCAACCTGGCCGCCGAGCCGGACAACGCGAACAACGAGGAGCTGCAGCTGCGCACTGCCCGGCTGGCGCGCGACCTGAAGGACACCGCGACCGTGAAGACCGCCTGCTCCCGCATCACCGGGAAAGACGGAGGCGGTGCCCCCGCCTGCCCGTAACTACCCGGGACGTCAGTTCCGCCCGCCGGGCAGCTTGCGGTACACGCCCACGACGATCCCCAACAGCATCGTCGAGCGGAAGTCCGCCTTGTTCACGTAGATGGGCTGCATGTCCTTGTTCGCCGGCTGGAACCGGATGCGCTCGCCCTCGGGGAAGTAGCGCTTCACCGTCGCCTCATCCTCGATGAGTGCCACGACGATGTCCCCCGGCTGCGCCGCCGGCGTCTTGCGCACGAACAGGTAGTCCCCGTCGTGGATGCCATCCTCGATCATCGACTGGCCCTTCACTCGAAGCGCGAACACCTCGCGGCCCGCGCCTCCAATGAGGAAGCTGTCGATCTTGACCGAGTCCTCCATGTTCTCCTGGGCCAGCAGCGGCGCGCCTGCCGCCACCTTGCCCAAGAGCGGCACGTCCACCAGCCCCGAGTCCTTCTTCGCCCCCAGCCCCAGTAGCATCCGCGCCCGCTTGGTCGGCACCAGCGACCGGCTCTGCTGCTCGCCCCGGTTCAGGTAACCCTTGCGCTCCAGCGCCTTGAGGTGATCGTTCACCCCGTTGGTCGAGCGGATGTCCATCTGCTCGCCAATCTCGCGGATGGTGGGGGGAAACCCTCGGGACTCCGTCTCCTTCACGATGAAGGTGAGAATCTCGCGCTGGCGCTCCGTTAGCTCTTCCATGCCTCACTCCCTCCCTCGGTGGGGGGCCCTGGCCGCTTTGGACCAGGGCAACAGGCTTTCAGTGTCCATGCTCCCTGAACAGGCGTGTAGAGTCAATCGTTTCGAGCAGGCAGGCGAGCCGACCCTTCGGGTTGCCTCCTTCCCTTCAGGGCTCTGTGAGAGAACTTGAGGTTTCGCACTGATCTGGGCGTACAATTTCTCCCGTCTTGTCCGAGCTACGACACACCCTGCTTCTCGTCGATGACGAGGCGGATGTACTGGACATCCTCGTCCGGATGTTCCAGCGGCAGTACCGCGTCCTCACCGCCACCTCCGGTCAGGAGGCTCTGTCCATCCTCCGGACCCAGACGGTAGATGTCCTCATCACCGACCAGCGCATGCCCGAGATGACGGGCATCGAGCTCGTGTCGGCCTCCCGCGCCGAGGGCATCGACGTCACCACGTTGCTGCTCACCGGCTACACGGACCCCGAAGACATCATCGCCGCCATCAACCAGGGCCAGGTCTACCGCTACATCACCAAGCCCTGGGAGGTGAATGATCTCCTCATCACCGTGCGCAACGCGGTGGACTACACGCAGCTGCGCCGCGACAAGGAGCGGCTTCTGCGCCAGCTCCACCAGCGCGTCGAGGCCCTCTTCGTCCTCTACGAGGTGAGCCGCGCCAGTGCCTCGGACCCGCCGAGCTACGAGGCCATCATCGACCGCGTGCTCAGCGCCGTGGCCCGTGTGCTGCCGTACGACTGCGGCGCCGCGCTCATTGCCCCGGATGACGCGCGCTCGGCCATCCTGCGTCTGCGTTGTCTGGGAACCGTGGGCGAGAAGGCCCTGCTGGGTGTGAAAGAGTCCATGCTCGGAGCCTACCGCCGCAGCTCCGGCCAGCTCCTGCCCGAGGACCGGCTCACCACCCGCGTCACTGGCACCATCACCCAGGACTCCAGCGCTCCGGCCGTCTACCCGAGCCAGGTCACCGTCAGCCTCGTGGCCGGCGGCAAGCCCGTGGGCATGCTGTCGCTGTTCTCTCAGAACCCTCAGGCGTTCAGCGAGGACGATGGCGTGCTCTTGGACACGCTGGCCAACCAGACCGCAGACGCCATCCAGTCCCTGCGCGCCGTGGAGGAAGAGGCCCGCCGCCGCATCGAGCGCATGGTCGAGTCCATGGCCGACGGCGTGCTCCTCACCGATGAGGCGGACGCTATCGTCGTCATCAACCCCGCCGCACGGCGCCTGCTGCGCCTGGGCGAGGACGTGGGCACGCTCACCGGCCGCATGTTGGAGGAGCGCCTGGGTTTCGAGCCTTCCGAGCTCATTCGCGGCTGGGAGTACAGCGGCTCGCAGGTGCTCGAAGAAGAGGTCGAGCTGTTCGAGCGCCACATCCAGTGCACCGTCACCCCAGTGAATGACGCTCGCGGCACCGTGCGCGGTGTCTGCGTGGTGCTGCGCGACGTCACCGAGCAGAAGGTGCTCGAGGAGCGCAAGGACGAGTTCGTCTCCATGGTGAGCCACGAGCTGCGCACCCCGCTCACGTCCATCTCCGGCGCGCTGGACCTGGTGCTCAACTTCCTCGCGGGCCCCATCAACGAGAAGCAGCAGAAGTACCTGGCGATGGCCAAGGACTCCACCGAGAAGCTCAACACCCTGGTGGATGACCTGCTGGATCTGGCCAAGTTCGCCAAGGGCCGGCTGCAGATGAACTTCGAGCTGACGTACCTCGACGAGCTGGTCCGCCGCGCCGTCGAGAAGTACGGCCCCGCCTTCCAGGAGCGGCGGGTGAAGGTGAACACCGCGCTGCCCCAGTACGGCTTGCGCGTCATGGCCGATCCCAACCGCGTCAACCAGGTGCTCAACAACCTGCTGACCAACGCGGCCAAGTTCACCCCCGAGGGCGGCGAAGTCACCCTGGAGCTGCGCGCCACCTCGTCCCTGCCGGGCTTCGTGTCGCTGTCCTGCTGGAACAGCGGCGAGCCCATCGCCGACGAGAACCTCGAGCGCATCTTCGACCGCTTCGAGCAGGCCCGCACCCCGTCCAATCGCACCGTGCGTGGCACTGGCCTGGGGCTCGCCATCTGCCGCCACATCGTCGAGGCCCACGGTGGCCGCATCTGGTGCGAGCCCAGCGTCCAGGGCGTGCGCTTCGTCACCGTGCTCCCCGTGGAGCCTCCCCAGGAGCTGCTCCGTCCCGACGCCAACGAGATCCCTTATCAGGCCCGCAAGCTCGATTCGCGCGGCCGGGTGCTCGTCATCGAGGGCGAGGTGGAGCTCGCCTACATCATCAAGGCGCTGCTGCTCGGGCGCGGATATGCGGTGCACATCGCCAGCACCGCCGAGGAGGGCATCCAAGCCGCTCGGCGCCACCACCCGGACGCCGTCCTCGTGGCCGTGCGCCTGCCCGACGTGGACGGACTGCGCCTCACCGAGATCCTCCGGCACGATCCCGACACCCGGCGCACGCCGCTGCTCGTGAACTCCTCGTTCGATGAGCGCCAGCGCGCGTTCCGCTCGGGCGCGGACGCCTTCCTGTTGCGGCCCCTCATGGTGGACAAGCTCCTGGCCACCGTGGACTCGCTGGTGCGCGGCCGCACCGGCCAGCAGCATGGCCGCGTGCTCGTCGTGGACGACGACGCGAAGATCGGCAGCATCTGCGGCGAGGTGCTCGCCAGCCTCGGGTTTGAAGTGACGGTGGTCGGCTCGCTCGAGGAGGCCCGGAAGATTCTCCGCGAGCGCCGCCCGGACGTCGTCCTCCTGGACGTGACGCTGCCGGACGGCGACGGCTTCGTCTTCATCGAGGAGATCAAGGCCGAGCGCGCCAGCGGCCACATCTCCGTCATCTTCCTGTCGGCCCGCGCGGAGACGGCCTCGAAGATCCGCGCCCTCAAGCTGGGCGGCGACGACTACATCACCAAGCCCTTCGATGCCCTGGAACTGGGCGCTCGCGTGGAGAGCGTGCTGCGCCGCAAGGAGCAGGAGCTGTCGGCCTCGCCCACCACGCAGCTGCCGGGCTCCAATGCCATCGAGCGCGAGGTGCAGCGCCGCCTCATGGCCCGCAAGCCCTTCGCCTTCTGCTACCTCGATCTCGACAACCTCAAGGCCTACAACGACTACTACGGCTTCGCGAAGGCCGATGGTGTCGTGCGTCAGACGGGCGACCTGCTGCGGGACATCTTCGCGCAGGAGGGCGTGCCCGGAGACTTCCTGGGCCACGTGGCGGGCGATGACTTCGTCTTCATCGTCGCCCCCGAGTCCGTGGACCGCATCTGCCAGCGCGCCATCGAAGCGTTCGACCGCATCATCCCGCTCTATTATGATCGGCAGGACCGCGAGCGCGGCCACATCGAGGCCGAGGACCGGTTCGGAGAGAAGCGGAAGTTCCCCATCATGAGTGTCTCCATCGTGGCGGTGATGAGCGACGGTGTGGCCCTGGATCACGCGGAACTGGCGCGGCGCGCCGCGGACATGAAGAAGCGCGCCAAGGCCATTCAAGGCTCCATCTACCTGCGCAGCGACCGCGAGCGGGAGACCCGGACCGTCACCGGATGAAGCTCTACCAGCAGCTGATCCTCTTCATGCTGGCAGCCACCGTCCTGCCCCTCGCGGTGGTGGGCTTCTACCTTTTGTCGAGCTCCGAGGCGGAGCTCGTCCGGCGCATCTCCAGCGAGCAACGCGCGCTGGCCGAGGCCTCCGCCGAGAGCGTGGGCAGCACGCTCATGAAGACCGTGGATGCCATGGCGCTGGTGGCCGAGTCCCTCGAGTGGGACGGTCTCAATGATGATGAGGCCCGTGGCGCGCTGACCCTGATCTTCCGCCAGTCCAACGCCGTGAGCGCGGTGATGCGGCTGGACTCCGCCGGCAAGCCCCTGGGCCAGCCCGTGTTCTACACCCAGGAGTCCAATGGCCACCCGGGCTTCGCCGAGGCCTCCCTGGAGACGCTCTCGCAGTCCGTGCCCGTGCAGACGCTGAAGCATGGAGACAAGGGCCAGGCGGCCCTGGGCCGCGTCTACGCCCACGCCCTCAGCGGGCATTCCGCCGTCGCCGTGGCCATCAAGCTGGGCGCTGGCGAGAATGCCTCGTTCGCCCTGGCCGAGATCGTCCTGAAGGACCTGGAAGACGTGCTGGCGCACAAGGCCAAGGACAGCGTGGGCCGGTTGGATCTGGTGGATAGCACCGGGCGCATCCTGGTGAGCTCCGAGCCCGAGCGGCGGCTCGCCATGCTGGAGGCCGCTGTCCAGGCCCAGCGGACCGCCGCCGCGGGAGAGATGGTCCGCAGCTTCCAGGTGGAGCAGCCCTCGCTCCGAGTGAGCGCGGCACGGGTGCCGCGGGCGCTGGACTTCGACGTGGTGGTCTCCGTGGACGAGGCCGTGGCCCTGGCCCCCGTCCGCACCATGCGCCACACGGTGCTGGGCTCCATTGGCGGCTCGTTCGCGGTGCTGTTGGCCCTGGGCGCGCTCTTCACCCGCCGCATCACCGCCCGGCTCTCCCAGGTCTCCTCCGCCGTCGAGGCCCTGGGGCGCGGCGAGCTGGATCGGCGCGTGAAGGTGGATGGCGATGACGAGATCAGCGCCCTGGCCTCCACCTTCAACATCATGGGCGCCGAGCTGGAGGCGGCCCGCGCTCGGCTCATGCGCTGGAACGATGATCTGCGCGCCAAGGTGGATGAGGCCACGGCCGAGTTGAAGGCCGCCCAGGTTCAGTTGCTCGAGGCGCAGAAGCTGGCCGCCGTGGGCCAGTTGGGCGCCGGCGTGGCCCACGAGCTCAACAACCCGCTGGCCGGCATCCTCGGCTACGTGCAGCTCATGCTCATGAGCCGCAACGACAGCGACGATGACATGGACACGCTGCGGAAGATCGAGCAGAGCGCCAAGCGCTGCAAGGAGATCACCCAGAACCTCCTGCGCTTCTCCCAGCAGCGCGCCCGCGCGGACCTGCGTGCCGTGGACCTGAACAACGTGGTGCGCGAGGCGCTCAGCCTCACCGAGAGCCAGATGAAGGGAGAGGGCGTCTCCCTCCAGATGGAGCTGGCGCCTCCCGTGCGCGTGAAGGCGGACCCCGCGCAGTCCACCCAGGTGGTGCTGGCCCTCGTGTCCAACGCCCGCACCGCCATGCTGAAGACGGGCTCCAAGGTCCTCACCCTCCGGACGGGCGAGCGCGACGGCAAGGGCTTCATCGAAGTCGAGGACACCGGCAAGGGCATCCTCCCCGAGCACCGCCACCGCGTCTTCGAGCCCTTCTTCACCACCAAGGATGTGTGGTCCAATGTGGGGCTCGGGCTGTCGGTGGCCTACCGGATCGTGAGTGAAGCCGGCGGCACCATCGACATGCGGAGCGAGGTGGGCAAGGGATCGTGCTTCACCGTGTGGCTGACGAAGGCGTGAGCCTCGCCCGCGCGTGCGGTAGCCTTGCGACAACACAATGGCTGGAAATTCTCCCCCCAGGCGCCAGGCGCCCTTCATCCTCGGGCTCGTCCTGATCCTCGCGGCGCTGCCGCTGGGGTACTTCGTGTTTCTCCACCAGCCTCCGCCGCCTCCCGTGGCGCCTCCGCCGCCGCCACCGCCGCCCGCGGTCGTCGAGCAGAAGGCTCCGGAGAAGCCCCAGGAACTGACGATCACCGATGTGAAGGGTGACGTCGAGGTCCGGCGCGCGGACGGCACGTGGGAGCCGGTGAAGCCCGGCCGCAAGCTGCTCCCTTCAGAGGTGCTGCGCACCAAGGACGGCGGGACGGCGTCTCTCCGTGGCGACGCCGCGGACGTGACAGTGGAGCCCAGCTCCGAGATGTCGATGGAGGAGATCTCCGCCACCGCGACCCGGTTCCTGCTCGTCAACGGTATGGCGACCGCCGAGGTGCACTCGGGCGTCCGGCACACCTTGGTGATGCGCGCCACGGGCAGTGATGCCGTGGCGACCACCACCGCAGGCAAGTTCGCCATGAGCAACAACGGCGCGGGCACCGTCGCCGTCGGCACGCAGGCGGGTGAGGTCACCTTCCAGGGCAACGGGAAGATCGTCATCGTCCGCGCCGGCCAGCAGTCCGTGGTGCGGCCGGGCTCCAGCGGCCCCTCCGAGCCGGTGAACATTCCCTCCAGCCTGCTGCGCAAGGTGCAGTGGCCCTCGGCGCGGCAGAACAAGCGCGAGATCATCGTTCAGGGCGAGGCCGAGCCCGGCACCCGCCTGGAGATCGGCGGACAGACGTTCTCTCCGGGCCAGGACGGCGTCTTCACTCGCACCGTGTCCCTGAAGGAAGGGGAGAACGACGTGAAGCTCAAGGTCTCCTCCGTGGGCGGCAACCAGGAGGAGGCGAGCCAGAAGTTCCACGTCGACACCCAGGCTCCCAAGTTCAAGGTGAAGATCCCCTGGAATAACGCAGGGGGTCAGACTTCACCCAATCCGAATCCCTGAAGCGCATGACGCCTCGGCGCTGCCAGCCGAGTTCCCGCCCTGCGAGATAGGATTTCTGGGATTCCGGAGGGGATTGTAGAGTCGGAGACAATCTGAACCGGCTTGCTCCAGTCCTGCTCCTACTGCTCGCTCCGGCAGCGCTGGCGGATACGCTCGAAATCCTCGGGCCTTCCGAGGCCGTGCCGCCGGAGGGCTTTGCCGTGGCGCTCGTGCGGCGCGACGCGGTGGGGGCCCCTGCTTCTCTGGAGGCCCCGGTGCTGTCCGCCGAGGGCGCTGAGGTTCGCGCTGGAGCTCCGCAGCCGCCGCTGAGCACCTTCCTCGTCCAGCCCCAGCCGGGCGCTCGGACCGTGGTGCTGCACGCTCGCTCCGGCTCGCTGCAGGCCGAAGCGCGGTATGCCATTGGCCCTCCGGTCTCCGCTGTCACCTTGGCGCTCGAGCCCGCCACTCCCGTGAAGGGACGGGACAAGGAAGCCACCCTCACCGTGCGGCTGCTGCGGCCGGATGGGACGCCGGATGATTCCGGTGCGCCGCCCGTGGTGCGCTCGAACGTGGGCCGCGTGGAGGCGCTCTCGAGGACGGGGCCCGGCACGTACCGCGCCCGCTACGTGCTGCCCTCCACGAGCTACCCGGAGGTGGCCGTCCTCGTGGCGCTCTCGGCATGGCCGCACCCGCAGTCCATCTATGGCGCGTTCGGGAAGATGCTCGTCCCGCTGGCGGCGGCCGTGGATCTGCCGGGCGAGACGGAGCCGGATGCGCAGATCTCCATCACCATCGCCGGGAAGACGTATGGCCCGGCGCAGGCCGGCAGGGATGGGAGCTTCCAGCTCCCGGTGATCGTCCCTCCTGGGTTTCCGTTCGGACAGGGGCGCGTGGTGGACAGGGCGGGCAACGTCCGGCGCACGCCCATCGATCTCGGCGTGCCTCCCACGGATGGCCTGGCCTGCGTGCTCAACCCAACGCGGCTGCCCGCGGATGGGGCCTCGCGCGCGCGGCTGCTGTGCGCGGCGAGTGATCGGCTGGGCCGGCTCATGCCGGATGCCCGCGTCACCGCGAAGCCGCGCTACGGAACGCTGCGAGGGCCCCAGCGCGCCGAGGGCGGTCTGCTCGAGTGGATCTACACGGCGCCTCGGGAGCTCCCCACGGAGCCCGAGCGCATCCTGGCGGCGTGGCCCCAGGGCGGCTCGAACTCTCGGGAGGAGCTGACGCTCCAGCTGGTCCAGGGGCCGGTGGAGAAGGTCTCCGTGTCCATGGCCGAGCCGCTCGTGCACCACGGCGCCGAGGTGCCGCTGGCCGTCGAGGTGGAGGATGCCTTCGGCCGGCGCCGCCCGGGTGCCCAGGTGGTGCTCAGCGTTCCCGAGGGGACAGCCTCTCCGCTGAAGGAAGAGCGCCCGGGAACGTTCCGAGGCACGTGGACACTGCCCGCCGAGGGGCCGGGCGGGGAGGGCGTCGTACAGGTGCGCGCGTTTGGCCCCGTTGGCAGCGAGCCCGCTCGCCTCAGTGCGTGGGTCCGGGACGGAGAGCTGTTCGTAGGCGTGTCGGATCTGGCCGGCCTGCCCATCCCCGCGCAGCCGTTGAAGGTGGGCGGTGAGCAGCGCGAGA
Proteins encoded in this window:
- a CDS encoding tetratricopeptide repeat protein — translated: MPSRLRALSLLALLATAACDDTPKIDPKDRAEGLYVKGNAEYLHGDFDQALASFAEMKQLAPNDPRLPAAVGEVYLSMGKYAEALTEFQAALALDPKRSTTWSRIGFIQAQTGKYEEAMSSLRKAIGLYPKDFNALEQLAEIHHKRGENDEAVRHFTLAAEVSPEKLKPDYLLKAVELLQQDSRHAEALTLLQKWVGQGVRTSEVLSVFGDEQVRAGKMDEAAAAYKEAAQKSPKDPSMWELVGRIYASQGKSADALAAFRESLKVKDRALVHVAIAQLHLAQKDRKAAEEELSKALETASGEDVRELIELSELLVTMERKPDALRILSNLAAEPDNANNEELQLRTARLARDLKDTATVKTACSRITGKDGGGAPACP
- the lexA gene encoding transcriptional repressor LexA, producing MEELTERQREILTFIVKETESRGFPPTIREIGEQMDIRSTNGVNDHLKALERKGYLNRGEQQSRSLVPTKRARMLLGLGAKKDSGLVDVPLLGKVAAGAPLLAQENMEDSVKIDSFLIGGAGREVFALRVKGQSMIEDGIHDGDYLFVRKTPAAQPGDIVVALIEDEATVKRYFPEGERIRFQPANKDMQPIYVNKADFRSTMLLGIVVGVYRKLPGGRN
- a CDS encoding response regulator — translated: MSELRHTLLLVDDEADVLDILVRMFQRQYRVLTATSGQEALSILRTQTVDVLITDQRMPEMTGIELVSASRAEGIDVTTLLLTGYTDPEDIIAAINQGQVYRYITKPWEVNDLLITVRNAVDYTQLRRDKERLLRQLHQRVEALFVLYEVSRASASDPPSYEAIIDRVLSAVARVLPYDCGAALIAPDDARSAILRLRCLGTVGEKALLGVKESMLGAYRRSSGQLLPEDRLTTRVTGTITQDSSAPAVYPSQVTVSLVAGGKPVGMLSLFSQNPQAFSEDDGVLLDTLANQTADAIQSLRAVEEEARRRIERMVESMADGVLLTDEADAIVVINPAARRLLRLGEDVGTLTGRMLEERLGFEPSELIRGWEYSGSQVLEEEVELFERHIQCTVTPVNDARGTVRGVCVVLRDVTEQKVLEERKDEFVSMVSHELRTPLTSISGALDLVLNFLAGPINEKQQKYLAMAKDSTEKLNTLVDDLLDLAKFAKGRLQMNFELTYLDELVRRAVEKYGPAFQERRVKVNTALPQYGLRVMADPNRVNQVLNNLLTNAAKFTPEGGEVTLELRATSSLPGFVSLSCWNSGEPIADENLERIFDRFEQARTPSNRTVRGTGLGLAICRHIVEAHGGRIWCEPSVQGVRFVTVLPVEPPQELLRPDANEIPYQARKLDSRGRVLVIEGEVELAYIIKALLLGRGYAVHIASTAEEGIQAARRHHPDAVLVAVRLPDVDGLRLTEILRHDPDTRRTPLLVNSSFDERQRAFRSGADAFLLRPLMVDKLLATVDSLVRGRTGQQHGRVLVVDDDAKIGSICGEVLASLGFEVTVVGSLEEARKILRERRPDVVLLDVTLPDGDGFVFIEEIKAERASGHISVIFLSARAETASKIRALKLGGDDYITKPFDALELGARVESVLRRKEQELSASPTTQLPGSNAIEREVQRRLMARKPFAFCYLDLDNLKAYNDYYGFAKADGVVRQTGDLLRDIFAQEGVPGDFLGHVAGDDFVFIVAPESVDRICQRAIEAFDRIIPLYYDRQDRERGHIEAEDRFGEKRKFPIMSVSIVAVMSDGVALDHAELARRAADMKKRAKAIQGSIYLRSDRERETRTVTG
- a CDS encoding sensor histidine kinase, producing the protein MKLYQQLILFMLAATVLPLAVVGFYLLSSSEAELVRRISSEQRALAEASAESVGSTLMKTVDAMALVAESLEWDGLNDDEARGALTLIFRQSNAVSAVMRLDSAGKPLGQPVFYTQESNGHPGFAEASLETLSQSVPVQTLKHGDKGQAALGRVYAHALSGHSAVAVAIKLGAGENASFALAEIVLKDLEDVLAHKAKDSVGRLDLVDSTGRILVSSEPERRLAMLEAAVQAQRTAAAGEMVRSFQVEQPSLRVSAARVPRALDFDVVVSVDEAVALAPVRTMRHTVLGSIGGSFAVLLALGALFTRRITARLSQVSSAVEALGRGELDRRVKVDGDDEISALASTFNIMGAELEAARARLMRWNDDLRAKVDEATAELKAAQVQLLEAQKLAAVGQLGAGVAHELNNPLAGILGYVQLMLMSRNDSDDDMDTLRKIEQSAKRCKEITQNLLRFSQQRARADLRAVDLNNVVREALSLTESQMKGEGVSLQMELAPPVRVKADPAQSTQVVLALVSNARTAMLKTGSKVLTLRTGERDGKGFIEVEDTGKGILPEHRHRVFEPFFTTKDVWSNVGLGLSVAYRIVSEAGGTIDMRSEVGKGSCFTVWLTKA